One genomic segment of Chitinophaga sancti includes these proteins:
- a CDS encoding DUF4329 domain-containing protein has protein sequence MITYLYDAVGTKLKKTVVDSTVSPVKTTVSDYIGGFLYQQDTLQHIAHEEGRIRPVYDSGKAIQYTYDYFEKDHLGNIRVVLGTQRDTAIYAATMETAASGKENALFSNIDNTRTAITSISNGYPTDNTTSPNDYVAKLSATGQKIGRSLVLRVMAGDTIRIGTTVAYNSTAANTSNSTAEQLAAAILQAFTGTGVSDGVHAGIGANSPIQSQFTNDTYNALKNSDANNNASDKPKAYLNYVMFDDQFNMVSVNSGIRQPQGGPNVINVLEVQSMRIEKTGFIYIYTLNESNEPVYFDNLIVVHNKGALLEETHYYPFGLTMAGISSATIKGAKYPENRMKYNGKELQSGEFSDKFGLEWHDYGARMQDPQIGRWMVLDPLSEKMRRWSPYNYAFDNPIRFIDPDGMMAAGPGDPFKTLDEAARDFGVIYNKISISKNREYGTRFYSIKNPDGTIVYSYGKPEKGDKNGAHPEWTQIPRNSTLEADGHTHAAYIPSYGEGNDVFSSDDMRINRMLKIIGYLATPSGSLQKFDPSIPTNQDAVTTLSIDMPNDPKDPKSPKPGDNSSKTNNEPNTTEPGGSKGPDDNSGANAPKENPVNTTLKDVKFSPNN, from the coding sequence ATGATTACATATCTATATGATGCGGTTGGGACTAAGTTAAAGAAAACAGTCGTTGATAGTACTGTTTCACCAGTTAAAACAACTGTAAGTGATTACATTGGAGGATTTTTATACCAACAGGATACTTTGCAGCATATAGCTCATGAGGAAGGACGGATCCGTCCGGTATATGATTCAGGTAAGGCGATTCAATACACTTATGATTATTTTGAGAAAGATCACCTGGGAAATATACGGGTAGTACTGGGCACTCAGCGTGATACGGCTATTTACGCTGCAACGATGGAGACAGCGGCCAGTGGTAAAGAAAATGCTTTATTCAGCAATATCGATAACACCCGTACAGCAATTACAAGTATTTCAAATGGTTATCCAACTGATAATACTACCAGTCCGAATGATTATGTAGCGAAATTAAGTGCCACTGGTCAAAAGATAGGTCGGTCACTTGTATTGCGGGTAATGGCAGGTGATACAATCCGGATTGGTACTACGGTTGCATATAATAGTACCGCAGCTAATACAAGTAATTCAACTGCAGAACAATTAGCTGCTGCGATATTACAGGCTTTTACCGGTACAGGTGTGAGTGATGGTGTACATGCTGGTATAGGTGCGAATTCTCCTATTCAGTCGCAATTTACAAATGATACTTACAATGCATTGAAGAATAGTGATGCGAATAATAATGCTTCAGATAAGCCGAAGGCATATTTGAATTATGTGATGTTTGATGACCAGTTTAATATGGTGAGTGTGAATAGTGGTATCCGGCAACCTCAGGGCGGTCCGAACGTAATTAATGTCCTGGAGGTGCAATCAATGCGGATAGAAAAGACAGGATTTATTTATATTTATACATTGAATGAGAGTAATGAGCCCGTATATTTTGATAATTTGATTGTAGTGCATAATAAAGGAGCGCTTTTGGAGGAGACGCATTATTATCCGTTTGGGTTGACGATGGCGGGGATAAGTTCAGCGACAATTAAGGGAGCAAAATATCCAGAGAACAGGATGAAATATAATGGGAAGGAATTGCAGAGTGGAGAGTTTAGTGATAAGTTTGGCCTTGAATGGCATGATTATGGCGCGAGGATGCAAGACCCACAAATTGGTAGATGGATGGTTTTAGATCCTTTGTCAGAAAAAATGAGAAGATGGTCGCCTTATAATTATGCATTTGATAATCCGATTAGGTTTATTGATCCGGATGGTATGATGGCTGCAGGGCCTGGCGATCCGTTTAAAACACTAGATGAAGCTGCTAGAGATTTTGGAGTGATATACAACAAAATATCAATAAGTAAAAATCGTGAGTATGGAACAAGATTTTACTCTATTAAAAATCCAGATGGGACAATAGTATATTCTTATGGGAAACCCGAGAAAGGTGATAAGAATGGCGCGCACCCTGAATGGACTCAAATACCTCGCAATTCCACTCTTGAAGCAGATGGCCATACCCATGCAGCTTATATACCATCATATGGTGAAGGAAATGATGTCTTTTCCTCCGACGATATGAGAATAAATAGAATGCTTAAGATTATAGGCTATCTTGCCACCCCTAGTGGTTCGTTACAGAAATTTGATCCAAGTATTCCTACTAATCAGGATGCTGTTACAACCCTTAGCATAGACATGCCGAATGATCCTAAGGATCCAAAATCGCCTAAACCAGGTGATAATTCAAGTAAAACAAATAATGAACCCAATACTACTGAGCCAGGTGGATCCAAGGGACCAGATGATAATTCCGGTGCAAATGCACCTAAGGAAAATCCAGTTAACACTACTCTTAAGGATGTAAAGTTCAGTCCAAACAACTAA
- a CDS encoding CHC2 zinc finger domain-containing protein produces the protein MEIKDIKQQLSIGEVLSLYGLQPDKYHRVLCSFHPDKTPSLQLYPKTNTYLCFSSSCNAGIGDVIKFIQLIEKCSTHEYFTTNPATYHISTSQIFRVKPK, from the coding sequence ATGGAGATAAAGGATATTAAACAGCAGTTATCTATCGGCGAAGTGCTTAGTCTTTATGGTTTACAGCCTGATAAGTATCACAGGGTCTTGTGTTCGTTCCATCCTGATAAAACGCCCTCCTTACAGCTTTACCCTAAAACAAATACCTATCTTTGCTTCAGCAGTAGCTGTAATGCTGGTATTGGTGACGTGATAAAGTTTATACAGCTGATAGAAAAGTGTAGTACACATGAGTATTTCACAACAAACCCAGCCACCTACCACATCTCAACCAGCCAAATATTCCGCGTGAAACCAAAATAA